The Georgenia sp. TF02-10 genome window below encodes:
- a CDS encoding proline/glycine betaine ABC transporter permease — translation MSPAVRLPLGDWADTAVGWLTDALDGFFDLVRALLELAYDPLYALLSAPPFWVVAVVLAVLALAAKGWRLAVGSLLGFAVIAGVDQWDNAMASLALVLVASVIALLIAVPVGIWAARSGSVSAVVRPVLDFMQTMPAFVYLIPAVVLFRVGEVPGLVATIIFALAPGVRFTELGIRQVDQEVVEAAHAFGSTPGRILRQVQLPLALPTIMAGVNQVIMLALSMVVISGMVGAEGLGQDVVQALQRVDIGLGFEAGLAVVILAMFLDRVTAALGDRAPVARVQKLRAANA, via the coding sequence ATGAGCCCCGCCGTCCGGCTTCCCCTCGGTGACTGGGCCGACACTGCCGTCGGCTGGCTGACCGACGCCCTGGACGGGTTCTTCGACCTCGTCCGCGCCCTCCTCGAGCTGGCCTACGACCCGCTCTATGCCCTGCTGTCCGCGCCGCCGTTCTGGGTGGTGGCCGTCGTCCTGGCCGTCCTCGCCCTCGCCGCGAAGGGCTGGAGGCTCGCCGTCGGCAGCCTCCTCGGCTTCGCCGTCATCGCCGGCGTGGACCAGTGGGACAACGCCATGGCCTCCTTGGCCCTGGTCCTCGTGGCCAGCGTCATCGCCCTGCTGATCGCCGTGCCCGTGGGGATCTGGGCGGCCCGCAGCGGCAGCGTCTCCGCCGTCGTGCGGCCGGTGCTGGACTTCATGCAGACCATGCCCGCGTTCGTCTACCTCATCCCCGCCGTCGTGCTGTTCCGGGTCGGGGAGGTCCCCGGGCTGGTGGCGACGATCATCTTCGCCCTGGCGCCCGGGGTGCGGTTCACCGAGCTCGGGATCCGGCAGGTGGACCAGGAGGTGGTCGAGGCGGCGCACGCGTTCGGGTCCACCCCGGGGCGCATCCTGCGCCAGGTCCAGCTGCCGCTCGCGCTGCCGACGATCATGGCCGGCGTCAACCAGGTGATCATGCTGGCGCTGTCCATGGTGGTCATCTCCGGCATGGTCGGCGCCGAGGGTCTGGGGCAGGACGTCGTGCAGGCCCTGCAGCGGGTGGACATCGGCCTCGGCTTCGAGGCGGGGCTGGCGGTGGTCATCCTCGCCATGTTCCTCGACCGCGTCACCGCGGCGCTGGGCGACCGGGCGCCGGTCGCCCGGGTGCAGAAGCTGCGGGCCGCGAACGCCTGA
- a CDS encoding helix-turn-helix transcriptional regulator has product MVTTTTEPAVDLATLGRRVRHARQARGLTLAELAARVDRAPSLLSQIENGRREPRLALLAAIAAELGSSVADLMRPEPPSRRAALELALAEAQARAPYRALGLPEVRPGARLPDEVLEALVGLHEELARRVAVQAATPEAARRANAALRQKMRERHNYFGTIETLASAISRAVGHDGGPLTERGVRAVTTHLGFTLHRAADLPRSTRSIADLRHRRIYLPVSSRGGHDPSTIVLQTLGHFALEHADPTGYADFLRQRVEANYFAAALLVPEEPAVAFLREAKANKALAIDDLRDVFAVSYETAAHRFTNLATEHLDLPVHFLRVGEDGVIYKAYENDDVTFPTDVTGAIEGQTVCRYWASRAVFHNPDRYATHYQYTDMGRGTYWCTTHVERTADGDFAIDVGVPFAQAKWFQGRETDVRARSSCPDPACCRRPAADLAARWAAYAWPSARAHSHLLAALPPGTFPGVDDTEVYEFLDRHSIEDAVVR; this is encoded by the coding sequence ATGGTGACGACGACGACCGAGCCCGCCGTCGACCTGGCCACCCTGGGTCGCCGGGTCCGGCACGCGCGGCAGGCCCGGGGCCTGACCCTGGCCGAGCTGGCCGCGCGGGTGGACCGGGCGCCGTCGCTCCTGTCCCAGATCGAGAACGGCCGGCGCGAGCCGCGGCTGGCGCTGCTCGCCGCGATCGCCGCCGAGCTGGGGTCCTCGGTGGCGGACCTGATGCGGCCGGAGCCGCCCAGCCGCCGCGCCGCGCTGGAGCTGGCGCTGGCCGAGGCGCAGGCCCGCGCGCCGTACCGGGCGCTCGGGCTGCCGGAGGTCCGGCCGGGCGCCCGCCTGCCCGACGAGGTGCTGGAGGCCCTGGTCGGGCTGCACGAGGAGCTGGCCCGGCGGGTCGCCGTCCAGGCCGCCACCCCCGAGGCCGCCCGCCGGGCCAACGCCGCGCTGCGGCAGAAGATGCGGGAGCGGCACAACTACTTCGGCACCATCGAGACCCTCGCCTCGGCGATCTCCCGCGCCGTCGGGCACGACGGCGGCCCGCTCACCGAGCGCGGCGTCCGGGCGGTCACCACCCACCTGGGCTTCACCCTGCACCGCGCCGCGGACCTGCCCCGCTCGACCCGCTCCATCGCCGACCTGCGCCACCGCCGGATCTACCTGCCGGTGAGCAGCCGCGGCGGGCACGACCCGAGCACCATCGTGCTGCAGACCCTCGGGCACTTCGCCCTCGAGCACGCCGACCCCACCGGGTACGCCGACTTCCTGCGCCAGCGGGTCGAGGCCAACTACTTCGCCGCCGCCCTGCTCGTGCCCGAGGAGCCGGCGGTGGCGTTCCTGCGCGAGGCCAAGGCGAACAAGGCCCTGGCCATCGACGACCTGCGCGACGTCTTCGCGGTCTCCTACGAGACCGCCGCGCACCGGTTCACCAACCTGGCCACCGAGCACCTGGACCTGCCGGTGCACTTCCTCCGGGTCGGCGAGGACGGGGTGATCTACAAGGCCTACGAGAACGACGACGTCACCTTCCCCACCGACGTCACCGGCGCCATCGAGGGGCAGACGGTGTGCCGGTACTGGGCCTCCCGGGCGGTCTTCCACAACCCGGACCGGTACGCCACCCACTACCAGTACACGGACATGGGCCGCGGGACGTACTGGTGCACCACGCACGTGGAGCGCACCGCCGACGGCGACTTCGCCATCGACGTCGGCGTGCCGTTCGCCCAGGCCAAGTGGTTCCAGGGCCGGGAGACGGACGTGCGGGCCCGGTCCAGCTGCCCGGACCCCGCCTGCTGCCGGCGCCCGGCGGCGGACCTGGCGGCGCGCTGGGCGGCGTACGCCTGGCCCAGCGCCCGGGCGCACTCCCACCTGCTCGCCGCCCTCCCGCCCGGCACGTTCCCGGGGGTGGACGACACCGAGGTCTACGAGTTCCTCGACCGGCACAGCATCGAGGATGCCGTCGTGCGGTAG
- a CDS encoding glycine betaine ABC transporter substrate-binding protein, whose product MRRRAALLATTTALALTLTACSGSDDEKITVGVHSGWDEGIAVSHLWKHILEENGYEVELETADAGVVFTALAEGDYDVNFDTWLPLTHASYMEKYGDQLEDLGTWNDEAVLTVAVNEDAPVDSLEELADNADLFGNRLVGIEAGAGLTEATQDKVIPTYGLEGMDYVISSTPAMLAELDSAMQSGDNVAVTLWRPHWAYDAYPIKDLADPEGTLGQAEELKTMGRSGFAEDHPEVAEWIGKFRLSSDDLHSLENVMFNEMGGEDNDAAVDTWLEDHPDVVSEITG is encoded by the coding sequence ATGCGACGTCGCGCAGCCCTGCTCGCGACCACCACCGCCCTCGCCCTCACGCTCACCGCCTGCTCGGGCAGCGACGACGAGAAGATCACCGTCGGCGTCCACTCCGGCTGGGACGAGGGCATCGCCGTGTCCCATCTGTGGAAGCACATCCTGGAGGAGAACGGCTACGAGGTGGAACTCGAGACGGCCGACGCCGGGGTCGTCTTCACCGCGCTCGCCGAGGGCGACTACGACGTCAACTTCGACACCTGGCTCCCGCTGACCCACGCCTCCTACATGGAGAAGTACGGGGACCAGCTCGAGGACCTGGGCACCTGGAACGACGAGGCCGTGCTGACGGTCGCGGTGAACGAGGACGCCCCCGTCGACTCCCTGGAGGAGCTGGCCGACAACGCCGACCTGTTCGGCAACCGGCTGGTCGGCATCGAGGCGGGCGCGGGTCTGACCGAGGCCACCCAGGACAAGGTGATCCCCACCTACGGGCTGGAGGGCATGGACTACGTCATCTCCTCCACCCCCGCCATGCTGGCCGAGCTCGACTCCGCGATGCAGTCCGGGGACAACGTCGCCGTCACGCTGTGGCGCCCGCACTGGGCCTACGACGCCTACCCGATCAAGGACCTGGCGGACCCCGAGGGCACCCTGGGCCAGGCCGAGGAGCTCAAGACCATGGGCCGGTCCGGCTTCGCCGAGGACCACCCGGAGGTCGCGGAGTGGATCGGGAAGTTCCGCCTGTCCAGCGACGACCTGCACTCCCTCGAGAACGTGATGTTCAACGAGATGGGTGGGGAGGACAACGACGCCGCCGTGGATACCTGGCTGGAGGACCACCCGGACGTCGTCTCGGAGATC
- a CDS encoding glycine betaine/L-proline ABC transporter ATP-binding protein, whose protein sequence is MSVSAIRAEHVYKVFGRRSEEAVRRLRSGQSREDVRPLGTAAVIDASFEVRPGETFVVMGLSGSGKSTLIRMLNGLLTPTAGTITVGDADLGSVSPAELRQIRRRRVSMVFQHFALLPHRSVLDNAAYPLEIQGVGRAERHERAARALGLTGLAGWEDSLPAELSGGMRQRVGLARALAADTDILLMDEAFSALDPLIRREMQDQLVELQASLGKTIVFITHDLNEAMYLGDRIAVMRDGRIVQVGTAEQILSAPADDYVAQFVADVDRSRVITAASVMVRPAVTVPAGGGPAVALRALREAQASAAYVLDRRRVLLGSVYDDELLAAHRAGRETLDGLVHPDTSAVRPDAPIAEVFAPAAEAQLPLAVVDGDGRLTGVVPRVALLEAMAPTPAADQAAAPADGGRGPGSGTPADRTGPTGGTPADGGPATAGATTAQLGTPDTRTPVAAAPGARPSSEGGRR, encoded by the coding sequence GTGAGTGTGAGCGCCATCCGCGCCGAGCACGTCTACAAGGTCTTCGGCCGCCGGTCGGAGGAAGCCGTCCGGCGGCTGCGCAGCGGGCAGAGCCGGGAGGACGTCCGCCCGCTGGGCACGGCCGCCGTCATCGACGCCTCCTTCGAGGTCCGGCCCGGCGAGACGTTCGTCGTCATGGGCCTGTCGGGCTCCGGCAAGTCCACCCTGATCCGGATGCTCAACGGCCTGCTGACCCCCACGGCCGGGACGATCACCGTCGGCGACGCCGACCTGGGCTCGGTCTCCCCCGCCGAGCTCCGGCAGATCCGGCGCCGGCGGGTCTCCATGGTCTTCCAGCACTTCGCCCTGCTGCCGCACCGCAGCGTGCTCGACAACGCCGCCTACCCCCTGGAGATCCAGGGCGTCGGCCGGGCCGAGCGGCACGAGCGGGCGGCGCGGGCGCTGGGGCTCACCGGCCTGGCCGGCTGGGAGGACTCCCTGCCCGCCGAGCTCTCCGGCGGGATGCGCCAGCGGGTGGGGCTGGCCCGCGCGCTGGCCGCGGACACCGACATCCTCCTGATGGACGAGGCCTTCTCCGCGCTCGACCCGCTCATCCGCCGGGAGATGCAGGACCAGCTGGTCGAGCTCCAGGCGAGCCTGGGCAAGACGATCGTCTTCATCACCCACGACCTCAACGAGGCGATGTACCTCGGGGACCGCATCGCCGTCATGCGCGACGGCCGGATCGTCCAGGTCGGCACCGCCGAGCAGATCCTCTCCGCGCCCGCCGACGACTACGTCGCCCAGTTCGTCGCCGACGTCGACCGCTCCCGGGTGATCACCGCCGCCTCGGTGATGGTCCGGCCGGCGGTCACCGTGCCGGCCGGCGGCGGGCCCGCCGTCGCCCTGCGCGCGCTGCGCGAGGCTCAGGCCAGCGCGGCGTACGTCCTCGACCGGCGCCGGGTCCTGCTCGGCTCGGTCTACGACGACGAGCTCCTCGCCGCGCACCGCGCCGGGCGGGAGACCCTGGACGGCCTGGTGCACCCGGACACCTCCGCGGTCCGGCCGGACGCGCCGATCGCCGAGGTGTTCGCCCCGGCGGCCGAGGCCCAGCTGCCGCTCGCGGTGGTCGACGGCGACGGCCGGCTCACCGGGGTCGTCCCGCGGGTCGCCCTGCTGGAGGCCATGGCGCCCACCCCGGCGGCCGACCAGGCGGCCGCGCCTGCCGACGGCGGCCGCGGTCCGGGCAGCGGCACCCCGGCCGACCGCACCGGGCCCACCGGCGGCACGCCGGCCGACGGCGGCCCGGCCACCGCCGGCGCCACCACCGCCCAGCTGGGCACACCAGACACCCGCACACCGGTGGCCGCCGCCCCGGGCGCCCGGCCGTCGTCGGAAGGGGGCCGCCGATGA
- a CDS encoding metalloregulator ArsR/SmtB family transcription factor, producing the protein MSKLGPLPARTDRRAQLSAPRRAVLDLLVERQSLTVAQVAQELGQHPNTVREHLEALDRAGLARRDSLPPAGRGRPASVYSYTPAASFSSPEYAVLARVLVTYLARAFPDGPALRRHAREAGRSWGRAIVERDRGLDGGHQPGRPASTGAGSSGEGTTGGAPGGTPSPRPGNGRTDASRAPGPAPEPAEAARLRRAAVDRLGALLDRAGFEPAAEHDDARSRLRLHRCPVLDLAKDRPEVVCSAHLGMAREILATTGITPGQVSLGAFVEPGACVLQVTSEPAGGGDDAVRVGPA; encoded by the coding sequence GTGAGTAAGTTGGGTCCGCTGCCCGCCCGCACCGACCGGCGGGCGCAGCTGTCCGCCCCGCGCCGTGCCGTGCTCGACCTCCTCGTCGAACGGCAGTCGCTCACCGTCGCCCAGGTGGCCCAGGAGCTGGGCCAGCACCCGAACACCGTCCGCGAGCACCTCGAGGCGCTCGACCGCGCCGGCCTCGCCCGCCGGGACAGCCTGCCGCCGGCCGGGCGCGGCCGGCCGGCCTCGGTGTACAGCTACACCCCCGCGGCGTCCTTCTCCAGCCCCGAGTACGCCGTGCTGGCGCGGGTGCTGGTCACCTACCTGGCGCGCGCCTTCCCGGACGGCCCGGCGCTGCGCCGCCACGCCCGGGAGGCGGGGCGCTCCTGGGGCCGGGCGATCGTGGAGCGCGACCGGGGCCTCGACGGCGGACACCAGCCCGGGCGACCCGCCTCCACCGGAGCCGGGTCGTCAGGCGAGGGGACGACCGGCGGCGCGCCCGGCGGTACGCCCAGTCCTCGCCCCGGCAATGGGCGCACCGACGCGTCGCGCGCCCCCGGCCCCGCCCCGGAGCCGGCGGAGGCGGCACGGCTGCGGCGCGCCGCCGTCGACCGGCTCGGCGCCCTGCTGGACCGCGCCGGATTCGAGCCGGCCGCGGAGCACGACGACGCCCGCAGCCGTCTGCGGCTGCACCGCTGCCCTGTGCTCGACCTGGCCAAGGACCGGCCAGAGGTAGTGTGCAGCGCCCACCTCGGCATGGCGCGGGAGATCCTGGCCACCACCGGCATCACTCCCGGGCAGGTCAGCCTGGGCGCCTTCGTCGAGCCCGGCGCGTGTGTCCTGCAGGTCACGAGCGAGCCGGCCGGCGGCGGGGACGACGCGGTCCGGGTCGGGCCGGCATGA
- a CDS encoding multicopper oxidase domain-containing protein, whose protein sequence is MTIPLGPPAPRGGDAQAHAGEPAAGTPAPAARTAGPAARTAGPAVDGTRTAGPAVDGARTAGPAGGAARPAGGPGGPPPRGLDRRTWHVRANAVVVAWFLAAFVVAVAHRWVPGSTWLLTHLMLLGAVTSAILIWSSHFADTLLARPAPGGQRFMVARLAAHNVGAVAVIAGVSTGQDVLTTAGGAAVAAVGLTHGVVILRQRRGAVMARFGALSLYYVAAVVALAIGAGFGVRLAGPSTDATAQAGTYVGHVGTMLLGFVGLTVLGTLVVLWPTMLRTKMVPGAPLAAGRALWVLGGAVLLVAAGALVRVAPVVLAGTLGYLVGLGLLVRPMVTIARTKPPRSFATLSAAAAVAWLALCVLTLGVTVVAAPDWPTAVERLGVLRAPFAVGFAGQVLLGALSYLAPVMLGGGPSVVRAVTAEMDRAAVARVVALNLCLVLFVAPVPSLVRVTTSLLGLAVLTTFLVLLARAVLARGRTLRQRSGDVLTTDIPTGPPAVRRRLGGPWGVGAVALAVVLGVAGDPAAAGLGAGTAAADVPATGETTTVEVGVSGMRFTPAVIEVPAGNELVIELTNTGSDVHDLVLETGATSGRLSVGESATVDVGVVGRDLDGWCSVAGHRQMGMTLQVVAVGAAGGAADGAGAADGAGGAGDAGAAADYGAGAAAGGAADGGAHAGHDSGGGDDGDGSTGGDGTRADGAARLVDLQAEPGEGFVAHDPVLPPAPAAEVHEVTLTVGEVAAEVAPGVVQERWAYDGAAPGPTLRGKVGDVFEVTLVNDGSIGHSIDFHAGALAPDGPMRTIAPGETLTYRFTAARSGIWLYHCSTMPMSMHLANGMFGAVIIDPPTLEPVDREYVLVQSEVYLGDVGGPADAAKIAAEDPDLVVFNGYANQYDHQRLAARAGETVRVWVLAAGPSRGSSFHVVGGQFETVYTEGRYLLGGPDGAGGDPTGGAQVLPLTAAQGGFVELTFPEAGSYPFVSHSFVDAERGAHGFFAVTE, encoded by the coding sequence GTGACCATCCCGCTCGGTCCGCCGGCCCCCCGCGGCGGTGACGCCCAGGCCCATGCCGGCGAGCCCGCCGCCGGCACGCCGGCGCCCGCGGCCCGGACCGCGGGACCCGCTGCCCGGACCGCCGGGCCCGCCGTCGACGGCACCCGGACCGCCGGGCCCGCCGTCGACGGCGCCCGCACCGCCGGCCCCGCCGGCGGCGCCGCCCGCCCCGCGGGCGGCCCAGGAGGCCCGCCGCCCCGCGGCCTGGACCGGCGCACCTGGCACGTGCGCGCCAACGCCGTCGTGGTGGCCTGGTTCCTCGCCGCCTTCGTCGTGGCCGTCGCGCACCGCTGGGTGCCGGGGTCCACCTGGCTCCTCACCCACCTGATGCTGCTCGGCGCGGTGACCTCCGCGATCCTGATCTGGTCCAGCCACTTCGCCGACACCCTGCTCGCCCGCCCCGCCCCGGGCGGGCAGCGGTTCATGGTGGCGCGCCTGGCCGCGCACAACGTCGGCGCGGTCGCGGTCATCGCCGGCGTCTCGACCGGGCAGGACGTGCTCACCACCGCCGGCGGCGCGGCGGTGGCGGCGGTCGGCCTGACCCACGGCGTGGTGATCCTGCGGCAGCGGCGCGGGGCAGTCATGGCCCGCTTCGGCGCGTTGTCCCTGTACTACGTGGCCGCCGTCGTCGCCCTGGCGATCGGCGCCGGGTTCGGGGTCCGGCTGGCGGGGCCGAGCACCGACGCGACGGCGCAGGCCGGGACGTACGTCGGGCACGTGGGCACGATGCTGCTGGGCTTCGTCGGCCTGACCGTGCTCGGCACCCTGGTGGTGCTCTGGCCGACCATGCTGCGCACGAAGATGGTGCCCGGCGCGCCGCTGGCCGCCGGCCGGGCGCTCTGGGTCCTCGGCGGCGCGGTGCTGCTGGTGGCCGCCGGGGCGCTGGTCCGGGTGGCGCCGGTGGTGCTGGCCGGGACGCTCGGCTACCTGGTCGGCCTGGGTCTGCTGGTCCGGCCGATGGTGACGATCGCCCGGACCAAGCCGCCGCGCTCCTTCGCCACCCTCTCCGCGGCGGCCGCCGTCGCCTGGCTGGCGCTGTGCGTGCTCACCCTCGGCGTCACGGTGGTCGCCGCGCCCGACTGGCCCACCGCCGTCGAGCGGCTCGGCGTGCTGCGGGCGCCGTTCGCCGTGGGCTTCGCCGGTCAGGTCCTGCTCGGCGCGCTCAGCTACCTCGCGCCGGTGATGCTCGGCGGCGGGCCCTCCGTGGTGCGCGCGGTGACCGCGGAGATGGACCGGGCCGCCGTCGCCCGCGTGGTCGCCCTCAACCTGTGCCTGGTGCTGTTCGTGGCCCCGGTGCCGTCCCTGGTCCGGGTCACGACGTCGCTGCTCGGGCTGGCCGTGCTGACCACTTTCCTCGTGCTGCTCGCCCGGGCGGTCCTGGCCCGCGGGCGCACGCTGCGCCAGCGGTCCGGGGACGTGCTGACCACGGACATCCCGACCGGGCCGCCGGCGGTGCGCCGCCGGCTGGGCGGGCCCTGGGGGGTGGGTGCGGTCGCGCTCGCGGTGGTGCTCGGGGTGGCCGGGGACCCGGCCGCCGCGGGGCTGGGGGCCGGCACGGCGGCCGCCGACGTCCCCGCGACCGGGGAGACCACCACGGTGGAGGTGGGCGTGTCCGGGATGCGGTTCACCCCGGCGGTCATCGAGGTGCCCGCCGGGAACGAGCTCGTCATCGAGCTGACCAACACCGGCAGCGACGTCCACGACCTGGTGCTGGAGACCGGGGCGACCAGCGGCCGGCTCAGCGTGGGGGAGTCCGCCACGGTCGACGTCGGGGTGGTCGGCCGGGACCTGGACGGCTGGTGCTCGGTGGCCGGGCACCGGCAGATGGGGATGACGCTCCAGGTGGTCGCGGTGGGTGCGGCCGGCGGGGCGGCCGACGGCGCGGGTGCGGCTGACGGTGCGGGTGGCGCAGGCGACGCGGGTGCGGCCGCCGATTACGGCGCGGGTGCGGCCGCCGGCGGTGCGGCCGACGGCGGGGCCCATGCCGGGCACGACTCCGGGGGCGGCGACGACGGTGACGGCTCCACGGGTGGCGACGGCACCCGGGCCGACGGCGCGGCCCGGCTGGTGGACCTGCAGGCCGAGCCGGGCGAGGGCTTCGTCGCCCACGACCCGGTCCTGCCGCCCGCCCCGGCCGCCGAGGTGCACGAGGTGACCCTGACGGTCGGCGAGGTGGCCGCGGAGGTGGCGCCCGGCGTCGTCCAGGAGCGGTGGGCCTACGACGGCGCCGCACCCGGCCCGACCCTGCGCGGGAAGGTGGGCGACGTCTTCGAGGTCACCCTGGTCAACGACGGCAGCATCGGGCACTCCATCGACTTCCACGCCGGCGCGCTGGCCCCGGACGGCCCGATGCGCACCATCGCGCCCGGGGAGACCCTGACCTACCGCTTCACCGCCGCCCGCAGCGGGATCTGGCTCTACCACTGCTCGACGATGCCGATGTCGATGCACCTGGCCAACGGCATGTTCGGCGCGGTGATCATCGACCCGCCGACCCTGGAGCCGGTGGACCGCGAGTACGTGCTCGTCCAGTCCGAGGTCTACCTCGGCGACGTCGGCGGCCCCGCCGACGCGGCCAAGATCGCCGCGGAGGACCCGGACCTGGTGGTCTTCAACGGCTACGCCAACCAGTACGACCACCAGCGGCTGGCGGCGCGGGCGGGGGAGACCGTCCGGGTCTGGGTGCTGGCCGCCGGGCCGAGCCGGGGCAGCTCCTTCCACGTGGTGGGCGGGCAGTTCGAGACGGTCTACACCGAGGGCAGGTACCTCCTCGGTGGGCCGGACGGCGCCGGCGGGGACCCCACGGGCGGCGCGCAGGTGCTGCCGCTGACGGCGGCGCAGGGCGGGTTCGTCGAGCTGACCTTCCCCGAGGCCGGCAGCTACCCCTTCGTCAGCCACTCCTTCGTCGACGCCGAGCGCGGCGCGCACGGGTTCTTCGCGGTGACCGAGTAA
- a CDS encoding rRNA adenine N-6-methyltransferase family protein, which produces MSGAPPRSRWSYFRLRPDWARAVVEDAGVARGDTVLDLGAGDGALTAPLLARGARVLAVEQHRGRAAALRHRFAGRDLVVVEADLRDLRLPARPFRVVANPPFHLARPLVTQLLGADLLLSADLVLRRDTARNIAAARRRHPRFTVDAGRPVPRHAFSPAPSVDALVLQVRRGRARGR; this is translated from the coding sequence GTGTCCGGCGCGCCCCCGCGCTCTCGGTGGAGCTACTTCCGGCTCAGGCCTGACTGGGCCCGCGCCGTCGTCGAGGACGCCGGCGTGGCCCGGGGCGACACCGTCCTCGACCTCGGCGCCGGGGACGGCGCGCTCACCGCACCGCTGCTCGCGCGCGGGGCACGCGTGCTGGCCGTGGAGCAGCACCGCGGCCGGGCCGCGGCGCTGCGGCACCGGTTCGCCGGCCGGGACCTCGTCGTCGTCGAGGCGGACCTGCGCGACCTGCGCCTGCCGGCTCGCCCCTTCCGGGTCGTGGCGAACCCGCCGTTCCACCTGGCCCGGCCGCTGGTGACGCAGCTCCTGGGGGCCGACCTGCTCCTCAGCGCCGACCTGGTGCTCCGCCGCGATACCGCCCGCAACATCGCCGCCGCCCGCCGGCGGCACCCGCGCTTCACCGTCGACGCCGGCAGGCCGGTGCCCCGCCACGCCTTCAGCCCGGCCCCGAGCGTCGACGCGCTCGTCCTGCAGGTCCGACGCGGCCGCGCCCGGGGGCGCTGA
- a CDS encoding GNAT family N-acetyltransferase yields MSDNLRPPTAGARPPVRAARPDDVDRAVTTLRLAFAEYPFTRYTIQADGYPDRLAQSQRLLLERVGLPHGRVWVSEDVSAVAVWTTPRSTGPMTEAATALGPELARLAGDRAAQAAAAEDALAPHRPAEPTWFLGTVGVRPAAQGRGLGRAVLAPGLQAAAAEGVVAYLETSLPDNVRFYARLGFEVTAQVPLPAGPTTWAMIRPPGAGRPV; encoded by the coding sequence ATGAGCGACAACCTGCGGCCGCCGACCGCCGGGGCCCGGCCGCCCGTACGCGCCGCCCGCCCGGACGACGTCGACCGCGCCGTCACGACCCTCCGGCTCGCCTTCGCCGAGTACCCCTTCACCCGCTACACCATCCAGGCCGACGGTTACCCGGACCGGCTGGCGCAGAGCCAGCGGCTGCTCCTCGAGCGGGTCGGCCTGCCGCACGGGCGCGTCTGGGTGAGCGAGGACGTCAGCGCCGTGGCGGTCTGGACGACCCCCCGCTCCACCGGCCCGATGACCGAGGCCGCCACCGCCCTCGGCCCCGAGCTGGCGCGGCTCGCCGGGGACCGCGCCGCGCAGGCGGCAGCCGCCGAGGACGCCCTGGCGCCGCACCGGCCGGCGGAGCCGACCTGGTTCCTCGGGACGGTCGGCGTCCGCCCCGCGGCCCAGGGCCGCGGGCTCGGCCGGGCAGTCCTCGCGCCAGGGCTCCAGGCCGCGGCGGCGGAAGGGGTCGTCGCGTACCTGGAGACCTCCCTGCCGGACAACGTGCGGTTCTACGCCCGGCTCGGTTTCGAGGTGACGGCGCAGGTGCCGCTGCCGGCCGGGCCGACGACATGGGCGATGATCCGCCCTCCCGGCGCCGGCCGCCCGGTCTGA